One window of Watersipora subatra chromosome 3, tzWatSuba1.1, whole genome shotgun sequence genomic DNA carries:
- the LOC137391350 gene encoding uncharacterized aarF domain-containing protein kinase 5-like — translation MTALFKNGMMRSWLPRTVGAKSISTSTRKSRGGRLLISLGLLTAVGSGVYYSQDAASRRKIRVTFQGVTRYIRSIVTGATVALDYKISLRGMDEDSEGYQTLLGKVHKRSAERILDCCLKNGGLYIKLGQSIVMMSHVIPKQYLDILVVLQDKVLPRGPGEVEDVFLQEFGKLPSELFKSFEEEPIAAASLAQVHKAVTHEGDEVAVKVQYIDLRDRFLGDMTTLKFLADALCWLYPFLPLSWILEDMKGSLSRELDFLAEGANAEKCADDLAHLKFIHVPKVYWSLTSLRVLTTEFIDGVKISNKAELAKQGLPLKDIDYKLFRCFADQIFHSGHVHADPHPGNLYVRKSSDGSAELVLLDHGLYEYIDTSDRVALANFFKAIVLKDEPAMQYHAQRMNVKEWHVLACFLTQKYVASKSNPPPDFKKIKSKEEWLKLPEEDKKKIQEKFKAMRGRMSEVMKTMPKALILITRNLNTVRSIGRDHGNLVDRYTIMARSAVEGAEIGKVKETGFTARIKTLREKARFEYYLKWESVKTWLMAKAFTILHWMGRVPDLEEMLNKSSPKDIEFAA, via the exons aTGACTGCTCTTTTTAAAAATGGAATGATGAGGAGTTGGCTTCCAAGAACAGTAGGTGCAAAAAGCATTAGTACTTCTACTAGAAAATCACGTGGCGGCAGGCTTCTAATCTCACTCGGACTTCTCACCGCAGTTGGCTCTGGTGTTTATTACTCTCAAGATGCTGCAAGTCGACGCAAGATTCGAGTTACATTTCAAGGTGTCACCAGATACATCAG ATCCATAGTGACTGGTGCAACAGTGGCATTGGACTATAAAATATCTCTGCGAGGTATGGATGAGGACAGTGAGGGCTACCAAACATTGCTAGGGAAAGTTCACAAAAGGTCGGCAGAGAGAATATTGGACTGCTGCCTCAAGAATGGGGGCCTGTACATAAAGCTTGGCCAGAGCATTGTTATGATGAGTCATGTGATACCAAAACAGTACCTGGATATTCTCGTTGTGCTGCAAGATAAGGTGCTGCCGAGGGGACCTGGTGAG GTTGAAGATGTATTTTTACAAGAGTTTGGCAAGTTGCCAAGCGAGCTCTTCAAGTCATTTGAAGAAGAACCTATTGCTGCCGCAAGTCTTGCTCAGGTTCACAAAGCTGTCACACATGAAGGGGACGAAGTGGCGGTCAAG GTACAATACATTGATCTGCGAGACAGGTTTTTGGGAGATATGACAACATTGAAATTTTTGGCTGATGCCTTATGCTGGCTTTATCCATTTCTTCCTCTTTCTTGGATATTAGAG GACATGAAAGGCAGCTTGTCAAGGGAGTTGGATTTCTTGGCGGAAGGTGCGAATGCAGAGAAATGTGCTGATGATTTGGCACATTTGAAGTTTATTCATGTTCCTAAGGTCTATTGGAGTCTCACATCACTA AGAGTGCTGACTACAGAATTTATAGATGGAGTTAAAATTAGCAACAAAGCGGAGCTGGCCAAGCAGGGATTACCTTTAAAAGAC ATAGATTATAAGCTGTTTCGCTGCTTCGCTGATCAGATATTCCATTCTGGACATGTGCACGCAGATCCCCACCCTGGAAACT TGTATGTGAGGAAGAGCAGCGATGGTAGCGCAGAGCTTGTACTTTTGGATCACGGGCTGTATGAATACATTGACACTTCTGACCGGGTGGCTCTTGCCAACTTTTTCAAGGCCATAGTGCTCAAGGATGAGCCCGCCATGCAGTACCACGCGCAGAGGATGAATGTTAAAG AATGGCATGTTCTAGCTTGCTTCCTCACACAGAAATATGTCGCCAGCAAATCAAATCCTCCTCCAGACttcaaaaaaatcaaaagtaaAGAAGAATGGCTAAAGCTACCAGAAGAGGATAAGAAAAAGATTCAGGAGAAGTTCAAAGCGATGAGGGGCAGGATGTCGGAGGTGATGAAGACTATGCCAAAAGCTCTCATACTCATCACACG CAACCTGAACACCGTCAGATCAATAGGGCGAGACCATGGCAACTTGGTGGATAGGTACACGATCATGGCCCGCAG CGCTGTTGAAGGAGCAGAGATCGGCAAAGTTAAAGAGACCGGATTTACTGCTCGTATCAAAACATTAAGAGAAAAAGCTCGTTTTGAATACTATTTGAA GTGGGAGTCTGTGAAAACATGGTTGATGGCAAAGGCATTCACCATCCTGCATTGGATGGGCCGGGTACCTGACCTTGAGGAAATGCTTAACAAGAGTTCTCCCAA AGACATTGAGTTCGCTGcatga